From Candidatus Pedobacter colombiensis, one genomic window encodes:
- a CDS encoding exopolyphosphatase produces the protein MIAAIIDLGTNTFHLIIAEISATGVNVLFKTNEPVRLGQGRINENIIVPEAFERGIATLKDFKQEIIKHQVDVVKATATSAVRSAANGVDFVNVAKTDAGIDIKVISGDQEASYIFKGVKATGAIQTTSLIMDIGGGSTEFIIANADGILWKASYNIGAARLTQAYFHSDPISQADQSAILDHLKDTLQELEAACAIYKPQHLVGSAGAFESFTGMIDPSIDLNTVKSAPIDLNSYHKLAASLIASTHADREIMPNLIALRVDMIVIAALITNYVIANCGIKTISLSTYDLKMGVLYELVSSHTER, from the coding sequence ATGATTGCTGCTATTATTGATCTTGGCACAAATACTTTTCACCTTATCATTGCCGAAATATCGGCCACTGGGGTAAATGTATTATTCAAGACAAATGAACCGGTTAGGTTAGGCCAAGGACGCATTAATGAAAATATTATTGTTCCTGAAGCTTTCGAAAGAGGTATCGCAACGCTTAAGGATTTTAAGCAGGAAATCATAAAACATCAGGTTGATGTAGTTAAAGCTACTGCAACATCAGCGGTCCGCAGCGCGGCCAATGGAGTCGACTTTGTCAATGTTGCAAAAACGGATGCCGGAATTGACATCAAAGTAATCAGTGGAGATCAGGAAGCTAGCTATATTTTTAAGGGGGTGAAAGCTACTGGTGCAATACAGACCACCTCATTGATTATGGACATTGGTGGTGGAAGTACTGAGTTTATAATAGCGAATGCCGATGGGATACTTTGGAAAGCGAGTTACAACATTGGTGCAGCCCGTTTAACTCAGGCTTATTTCCATTCCGATCCAATTAGTCAGGCAGATCAATCGGCTATTCTAGATCATTTAAAAGATACGCTACAAGAGCTGGAAGCAGCTTGTGCTATCTATAAACCTCAACACCTTGTAGGATCTGCTGGCGCCTTCGAAAGCTTTACAGGCATGATTGATCCCAGTATTGATTTAAACACTGTTAAATCAGCCCCTATTGATCTTAATAGTTACCACAAGCTTGCAGCTTCATTAATTGCTTCGACTCATGCAGATCGGGAAATCATGCCTAATCTGATTGCCCTACGGGTAGATATGATTGTTATCGCAGCTTTAATCACTAATTATGTAATCGCTAATTGTGGGATCAAAACCATAAGCCTTTCTACTTACGATTTAAAGATGGGTGTTTTGTATGAACTTGTATCATCTCATACAGAAAGATAA